A stretch of the Dyella telluris genome encodes the following:
- the rnd gene encoding ribonuclease D, giving the protein MQQDSSLAPHADWIQRREDLQAWLAELPGDAALGFDTEFMRRNTFYPQLALIQLGWNGRYALVDPLAFDINDALRPLIGEGNAVTVMHSASEDLEALSPLLPHGPRQLFDTQIAAAFVGMGLGISYRALVAELAGAELDKGETRSDWLQRPLTDSQRVYATLDVVYLKTVHEQLAERLAQRDRTAWHAEDCERLKQRACYREGDPQPQRGFRSASEWRPEQQALLRRVLLWRDQSARSLDRPRPWLLEDAAAMSLAQQPPRSARELEERTRGQRALRSPQRVELLDLLQRPVDADEISATGPILESPQGEAKRALAAMKDSVDKHAEQLELPPGLLCPRKVLEEYVVTAEWPDFLEGWRRGVLFEPLSSLLP; this is encoded by the coding sequence ATGCAACAAGATTCCTCCCTAGCGCCCCACGCCGACTGGATCCAGCGGCGCGAAGACCTGCAGGCCTGGCTCGCCGAACTGCCGGGCGATGCCGCGCTGGGCTTCGACACCGAGTTCATGCGCCGGAACACCTTCTATCCGCAGCTGGCACTCATCCAGCTGGGTTGGAATGGTCGCTACGCCCTGGTGGACCCACTGGCTTTCGACATCAACGATGCGCTGCGCCCGCTGATTGGCGAGGGCAACGCCGTCACCGTGATGCACAGCGCCAGCGAGGATCTGGAAGCCCTTTCACCGCTGCTGCCCCACGGCCCGCGCCAACTGTTCGATACGCAGATCGCCGCCGCGTTCGTCGGCATGGGGTTGGGCATCAGTTACCGCGCCCTGGTGGCCGAGCTCGCCGGCGCGGAACTGGACAAGGGCGAAACCCGCTCGGACTGGCTGCAGCGACCGCTCACCGATTCGCAGCGCGTCTACGCCACGCTCGACGTGGTGTACCTGAAGACGGTGCACGAGCAGCTGGCCGAACGACTCGCCCAGCGTGATCGCACGGCATGGCACGCCGAAGACTGCGAGCGGCTCAAGCAGCGCGCATGCTATCGCGAGGGCGATCCGCAACCCCAGCGCGGCTTTCGCAGCGCGTCCGAATGGCGCCCGGAGCAACAAGCCCTGCTCCGCCGCGTGCTGTTGTGGCGCGACCAGTCCGCCCGCTCGCTGGATCGTCCGCGACCGTGGCTGCTCGAAGACGCCGCGGCCATGAGCCTGGCCCAGCAGCCGCCGCGTTCCGCCCGTGAGCTGGAGGAACGCACGCGTGGACAGCGCGCGCTGCGTTCACCGCAACGCGTGGAGTTGCTCGACCTACTGCAACGTCCGGTCGATGCCGATGAAATTTCCGCCACCGGCCCCATCCTCGAATCGCCCCAGGGCGAAGCCAAGCGCGCGCTTGCGGCCATGAAGGACAGCGTGGACAAGCACGCCGAGCAGCTCGAACTACCCCCTGGCCTGCTGTGCCCGCGCAAGGTGCTGGAGGAGTACGTCGTCACTGCCGAATGGCCCGATTTCCTGGAAGGCTGGCGACGTGGCGTCCTGTTCGAACCCTTGAGCAGCCTGCTTCCCTGA
- a CDS encoding EamA family transporter — protein sequence MSSRSTLGPVALAIGALLISMVSYQCGASLAKHLFPAVGAQGATAYRLGLSALILLLWRRPWRRVGAGTNWRSLWAYGLSMGAMNLVFYMSLRSIPLGIAVALEFTGPLALALFSSRRLIDFVWIALVVAGLLLLLPLRGEVQSLDPVGVMYALAAGLGWALYIVFGKKAGEAHGGDAVTWGTSIGALLAIPFGVAHAGSALFSPSLLPYALGVAVLSSALPYSLEMVSLTRLPARTFSTLLSLEPAVAAMAGVMLLGERLSLLQWTAIVAIIVAAAGTALSVRRPALSEPPLVN from the coding sequence ATGTCCTCTCGTTCGACGCTCGGTCCGGTCGCGCTCGCGATCGGTGCATTGCTGATCAGCATGGTGTCCTATCAGTGCGGTGCGTCGCTGGCCAAGCACCTGTTTCCGGCGGTGGGTGCGCAGGGCGCAACCGCTTATCGTCTGGGCCTGAGTGCGCTGATCCTGCTGCTCTGGCGCCGCCCGTGGCGACGGGTGGGGGCAGGGACGAACTGGCGCTCGCTGTGGGCCTATGGGCTATCGATGGGCGCGATGAACCTGGTGTTCTACATGTCGCTGCGCTCGATTCCGCTGGGCATCGCGGTGGCGCTGGAGTTCACTGGCCCGTTGGCGCTGGCGCTGTTCAGTTCGCGTCGCCTGATCGATTTCGTGTGGATCGCCCTGGTGGTTGCGGGCCTGCTCCTGTTGTTGCCACTGCGCGGCGAGGTGCAATCGCTTGATCCCGTGGGCGTGATGTATGCGCTGGCTGCCGGGCTGGGCTGGGCGCTGTACATCGTGTTCGGAAAGAAGGCGGGCGAGGCTCATGGGGGCGATGCCGTGACTTGGGGTACGTCGATCGGGGCCTTGCTCGCCATTCCGTTTGGCGTGGCGCATGCGGGAAGTGCGTTGTTTTCTCCCTCGCTGCTGCCCTACGCGCTGGGCGTGGCCGTGCTCAGCTCGGCCTTGCCGTATTCGCTGGAAATGGTGTCGCTGACGCGACTGCCTGCGCGCACTTTCAGCACCCTGTTGAGCCTGGAGCCAGCCGTGGCGGCGATGGCGGGCGTGATGCTGCTGGGTGAACGCCTGAGCCTTCTGCAATGGACGGCCATCGTGGCGATCATCGTGGCGGCTGCCGGCACGGCGTTGAGCGTGCGGCGCCCGGCCCTCAGCGAGCCGCCGCTGGTCAACTGA
- a CDS encoding DUF2076 family protein: protein MTPQEQQLIDDFLQRLVAAGSVAKDAQADALIRQRLAAQPDALYLLVQRSLLQQQALDSAKAQIAQLQAQLAGQQGGGSFLGGQPAPAWGAAPPPMPQQPMPQQAMPQQAPPSWRDRLFGSAPAQPAPAAPSFLSQAATTAAGVAGGMFLFDGIENLLGGGHHGGGFFGGGGQPTVVENITENNTYYDDNNDRLGDHRDRDDFASNDFSSNNDFDDSDGGFDDNNWA from the coding sequence ATGACCCCGCAGGAACAACAGCTCATCGATGATTTTCTCCAGCGCCTTGTCGCCGCTGGCAGCGTGGCCAAGGACGCACAGGCCGACGCGCTGATCCGCCAGCGACTGGCCGCGCAGCCCGACGCCCTGTATCTGCTGGTACAGCGCAGCTTGCTGCAGCAACAGGCGCTCGACAGTGCCAAGGCGCAGATCGCTCAACTGCAGGCCCAGCTTGCCGGCCAGCAGGGCGGCGGGAGTTTCCTCGGTGGCCAGCCGGCACCGGCCTGGGGCGCCGCACCGCCGCCGATGCCTCAGCAACCCATGCCCCAGCAAGCCATGCCGCAACAGGCCCCGCCAAGCTGGCGTGACCGCCTGTTCGGCAGCGCACCGGCGCAGCCGGCACCGGCCGCGCCATCCTTCCTTTCGCAGGCAGCCACCACCGCCGCCGGCGTGGCGGGCGGCATGTTCCTGTTCGACGGCATCGAGAACCTGCTGGGCGGCGGCCACCATGGCGGTGGCTTCTTCGGTGGCGGCGGACAGCCGACGGTGGTGGAGAACATCACCGAGAACAACACCTACTACGACGACAACAACGATCGCCTTGGCGATCACCGCGATCGCGACGACTTCGCCTCGAACGATTTCTCGTCGAACAACGACTTCGACGATAGCGACGGCGGATTCGACGACAACAACTGGGCGTAA
- a CDS encoding tetratricopeptide repeat protein — translation MTAIHSVANPNDGFPQLLRSDPARALGMLRVQALAGDSASQLALGQMHLEGIGCERNGAEARYWFQHAAHQGDAMAMNMLGRCLENGWGGAADPELAAVWYREAATHGSDWGMYNFAHVLANGRGVKADRAAAFQWFARAAELGHARAMHFLGQYYEFGWETEVDAERARELYRCSAEKGDYRGQCSWASVLAEQGRIEEASALLRRVLVASPAYFADALREDLSRSTHPELRALATLAPV, via the coding sequence ATGACGGCAATACATAGCGTCGCCAATCCCAACGATGGTTTTCCGCAGCTGCTGCGGAGCGATCCTGCCCGCGCGCTTGGCATGTTGCGGGTGCAGGCGCTGGCCGGCGACAGCGCGTCGCAGCTGGCTCTTGGTCAGATGCACCTGGAAGGCATCGGCTGCGAGCGCAATGGCGCGGAGGCGCGCTACTGGTTCCAGCATGCGGCGCACCAGGGCGATGCCATGGCCATGAACATGCTGGGGCGCTGCCTGGAAAACGGGTGGGGTGGTGCGGCCGATCCCGAGCTGGCCGCGGTGTGGTATCGCGAGGCGGCCACGCATGGTTCCGACTGGGGCATGTACAACTTTGCGCACGTGCTGGCCAACGGTCGCGGCGTGAAGGCTGACCGTGCCGCCGCGTTTCAGTGGTTTGCCCGTGCGGCGGAGCTGGGACATGCCCGCGCCATGCATTTTCTGGGGCAGTACTACGAGTTCGGTTGGGAAACCGAGGTCGATGCGGAGCGTGCGCGCGAGTTGTATCGCTGCTCGGCGGAAAAGGGCGATTACCGCGGGCAATGCAGCTGGGCGTCGGTGCTTGCCGAGCAGGGGCGCATCGAGGAAGCCAGCGCCTTGTTGCGTCGCGTGCTGGTTGCGTCGCCCGCGTACTTCGCCGACGCGCTGCGCGAAGACCTGTCCCGCTCGACGCATCCGGAGTTGCGCGCACTGGCGACCCTGGCCCCGGTATAA
- a CDS encoding Fe2+-dependent dioxygenase yields the protein MLLHVPDVLNADELAQGRQRLAQASWNEDGAAAGHGRQLPGDSAEARELDALVSAALHRNTTFFAGALPRHISPPQFRGYRPGQSSGARVDNAIRIDRGTGDGATIRTDLLAVLFFSGPDEYDGGDMVVEDTYGSHTVRLAAGDMILYPASSLHRVEPVLRGERVEAQLWIQSLVRDEAQRRLLLELDVSIQSLAQAEAPQADVLRLTGVYHNLLRTWSET from the coding sequence ATGCTGCTCCACGTTCCCGATGTATTGAATGCCGACGAGCTCGCCCAAGGCCGGCAACGCCTTGCGCAGGCTTCGTGGAACGAGGATGGGGCTGCGGCAGGCCACGGCCGGCAACTGCCTGGTGACAGCGCCGAAGCGCGGGAGCTGGATGCGCTGGTGAGCGCGGCGCTCCATCGCAATACCACCTTTTTTGCCGGCGCCTTGCCGCGTCACATCTCTCCGCCGCAGTTCCGTGGCTATCGACCGGGGCAGTCGTCGGGCGCCCGCGTGGATAACGCCATTCGCATCGACCGCGGCACCGGTGACGGTGCGACGATCCGCACGGACTTGTTGGCCGTACTGTTCTTCAGTGGCCCGGACGAGTACGACGGTGGCGACATGGTCGTCGAGGATACCTACGGCTCGCACACGGTGCGCCTTGCCGCTGGCGACATGATTCTTTATCCGGCCAGCAGCCTGCATCGCGTGGAGCCCGTATTGCGTGGCGAGCGGGTGGAAGCGCAGCTCTGGATCCAGAGCCTTGTGCGCGACGAAGCGCAGCGTCGCCTGTTGCTGGAACTGGATGTATCCATCCAGAGCCTGGCGCAGGCGGAGGCGCCGCAGGCGGACGTTCTGCGCCTGACCGGCGTTTATCACAACCTGTTGCGCACGTGGTCCGAAACATGA
- a CDS encoding TonB-dependent receptor translates to MTSKPFVSSSAHPPVRLMASALGLALVSTSAMAAADAPADSKADPQDAQNLDGVKVRSTVVNTTSPKFTAPLLDTPRSVTVVPQQVIQQTAATSLLDVLRQVPGITFGAGEGGNPNGDRPIIRGFDSESSVFIDGVRSSGSQSREIFDIEQVEVMKGPSSAYTGRGGVGGSVNLVTKMPTATNFVRASAGMGTDNYYRGTVDWNQLVGADTAIRLNVMGHSNDVPGRNGPDMSRWGIAPSVTFGLHSATSVTLSYYHLQSDDTPDSGIPYNNPFAATSPYASLNGDGRPYSVPRGTYYGWLARDYQKQSNDVGTILLKHDFGDGWLLRNTTVYGRSTNDYIWTQPDDSQGNFLLNGGIWRRNNNRDSNTTNLTNQTDLTGEFETGSLKHSLAAGIELSSEKTHRTSYLVDPAKNASDTHNTGSIVNGACSSKYGIGAASNYWCTSAQNPTPNDPFTGAIIGGQNPTRIVTDTRSAWAFDTVTFNPQWSLNGGLRFDSYSTRSTATTTTTGAVARLSNDSSFWNYQLGLVYKPAANGSIYVSWGTSSNPPGVDAGDGADGLAVTNEDLKPESSRNIELGTKWDVLGQRLSLTAAVFRSEKTNARVATGGRGSPQINAGEQRVDGVELGFSGQVTERWNVYGGYTYLDSELVKTGPGDAASQGNVFPNTPKNSFILWTTYAITSQWTVGGGAYYQDKVFGNTANTKWVPSYTRFDAMVSYVVNPHLSLQLNVQNLANRYYFDKAYAAHYASVAPGRVGMLTANFSF, encoded by the coding sequence ATGACCTCCAAGCCCTTTGTTTCCTCCTCGGCCCACCCGCCGGTGCGCCTGATGGCCAGCGCCCTTGGGCTGGCACTGGTGTCGACCTCGGCCATGGCCGCCGCCGACGCGCCCGCCGATAGCAAGGCCGACCCGCAGGACGCCCAGAACCTGGACGGCGTCAAAGTGCGTTCCACCGTGGTCAACACCACCTCGCCCAAGTTCACCGCGCCGCTGCTGGACACGCCGCGCTCGGTCACCGTGGTGCCGCAGCAGGTGATCCAGCAGACTGCGGCCACTTCGCTGCTCGACGTGCTGCGCCAGGTGCCGGGCATCACCTTCGGCGCGGGCGAGGGCGGCAACCCGAACGGCGACCGCCCGATCATCCGTGGCTTCGATTCGGAGAGCTCGGTGTTCATCGACGGCGTGCGCAGCTCCGGCTCGCAGTCGCGCGAGATCTTCGACATCGAGCAGGTCGAGGTGATGAAGGGCCCGAGCTCGGCCTATACCGGCCGAGGCGGTGTGGGCGGCAGCGTAAACCTGGTGACCAAGATGCCCACGGCCACCAACTTCGTGCGCGCCTCGGCCGGGATGGGCACTGACAACTACTACCGCGGCACGGTCGACTGGAATCAGTTGGTTGGCGCCGACACGGCCATCCGCCTCAACGTGATGGGACACAGCAACGACGTGCCGGGGCGCAACGGTCCGGACATGTCGCGCTGGGGCATCGCGCCATCGGTCACCTTCGGTCTGCATTCGGCGACCAGCGTCACGCTGAGCTACTACCACCTGCAGAGTGACGACACGCCGGACAGTGGCATTCCGTACAACAACCCGTTTGCCGCCACGAGCCCGTACGCGAGCCTCAATGGCGACGGTCGCCCGTATTCGGTGCCGCGCGGTACCTATTACGGTTGGCTGGCCCGCGATTACCAGAAGCAGAGCAACGACGTCGGCACCATCCTGCTCAAACATGATTTCGGTGACGGCTGGCTGCTGCGCAATACCACGGTGTATGGGCGCTCCACCAACGATTACATCTGGACGCAGCCAGACGACAGCCAGGGCAACTTCCTGTTGAATGGCGGCATTTGGCGCCGCAACAACAACCGCGACAGCAACACCACCAACCTCACCAACCAGACCGACCTCACCGGCGAGTTCGAAACCGGCTCGCTGAAGCACAGCCTGGCCGCCGGCATCGAGCTGAGCAGCGAGAAGACCCACCGCACCAGCTATCTGGTGGACCCGGCGAAGAACGCCAGCGACACCCATAACACCGGTTCCATCGTCAACGGCGCCTGCAGCAGCAAGTACGGTATCGGTGCAGCGTCCAACTACTGGTGCACCAGCGCGCAGAACCCCACGCCGAACGACCCCTTCACCGGCGCGATCATCGGCGGGCAGAATCCCACGCGCATCGTCACTGACACGCGTTCGGCCTGGGCCTTCGACACGGTGACGTTCAATCCGCAGTGGTCGCTCAATGGTGGCCTGCGTTTCGACAGCTACAGCACGCGTTCCACGGCCACCACGACCACCACCGGCGCGGTGGCCCGCCTCAGCAACGATTCCAGCTTCTGGAACTACCAGCTGGGCCTGGTCTACAAGCCGGCGGCCAACGGCAGCATCTATGTGTCGTGGGGCACGTCGTCCAATCCGCCGGGCGTGGACGCCGGTGATGGCGCGGATGGCCTGGCGGTGACCAACGAAGACCTCAAGCCCGAAAGCAGCCGCAATATCGAGCTGGGTACCAAGTGGGATGTGCTGGGTCAGCGTCTGTCGCTGACGGCGGCAGTGTTCCGCAGCGAGAAGACCAATGCGCGCGTGGCAACGGGTGGTCGCGGCAGCCCGCAGATCAATGCAGGCGAGCAGCGCGTGGATGGCGTGGAGCTCGGTTTCAGTGGCCAGGTCACCGAGCGCTGGAACGTGTATGGCGGCTACACCTATCTGGACAGCGAGCTGGTGAAGACCGGACCGGGCGACGCGGCCAGTCAGGGCAACGTGTTCCCCAATACGCCGAAGAACAGCTTCATCCTGTGGACCACCTATGCCATCACCTCGCAGTGGACGGTGGGCGGAGGCGCCTATTACCAGGACAAGGTGTTCGGCAACACGGCGAACACCAAGTGGGTGCCGTCGTACACCCGTTTTGATGCCATGGTGTCCTACGTCGTGAACCCGCATCTGTCGCTGCAGCTCAATGTGCAGAACCTTGCGAACCGCTACTACTTCGACAAGGCCTATGCCGCACATTACGCGTCGGTGGCCCCGGGTCGGGTGGGTATGCTCACGGCCAACTTCAGTTTCTGA